A window of Clostridium botulinum BKT015925 contains these coding sequences:
- the dndC gene encoding DNA phosphorothioation system sulfurtransferase DndC, which yields MNVELQNKVTNILEEMKMVYKNDTRPWVIGYSGGKDSTTVVQLVFMMLQSLAPNERHKDIYVISSDTLIENPIVLGFLKQNSKLINDGAKVQGLPLYTYMVQPDYNNTYWTNIIGKGLPTPTSIRFRWCTERLKIKPSNKFIEDKVKENGEVVVLLGVRKSESIARGIRIKNREIEGYLLTPHVTLENTYVYNPIVELTTDDVWDILLSNNGNTPWGTNNNDLFRLYMGADSGECPFTVTNDKETPSCGNSRFGCWICTVVNKDKSLTGFIENGEDWLQPLLDFRSWILTIRNKHEYRLTYRRDGNHYYKKVYLDKIPLLKNYTLNDDYIFIDNNGEYYIDLKISKTMLREDSSLTSENNDKIYLELLPINDNFQIDSQKIYSDDKGNFINVLGYGPFNFKARKLILEKLLKIQKLINEEYEIELITKEELEAIDKIWDNEEDLTCRTLVELYTEVIGEKLPWDDYKKPILDNDALNEIKTLCNKHKIDQDLINKLLIETNKYKHFTNKTTLNKSISKILNQRHLHKAIIEEI from the coding sequence ATGAATGTAGAATTACAAAATAAAGTAACTAATATTTTAGAAGAAATGAAGATGGTTTATAAAAATGATACGAGGCCGTGGGTTATAGGATACAGTGGAGGTAAAGATAGCACTACTGTAGTTCAGTTAGTATTTATGATGCTTCAAAGCTTAGCTCCTAATGAAAGACATAAAGATATTTATGTCATTTCTTCAGACACTTTAATAGAAAACCCAATCGTTCTCGGATTTTTAAAACAAAATTCTAAACTTATAAATGATGGTGCTAAAGTTCAAGGACTACCACTATATACTTACATGGTACAACCAGATTACAATAATACATATTGGACTAATATAATTGGCAAAGGACTTCCAACTCCTACCTCTATAAGATTTAGATGGTGTACAGAACGACTTAAGATTAAACCATCTAATAAATTTATTGAAGATAAAGTAAAAGAAAATGGTGAAGTTGTAGTACTTCTCGGCGTTAGAAAATCCGAAAGCATTGCTAGAGGAATACGTATTAAAAATAGAGAAATTGAAGGATACCTATTAACCCCCCATGTAACCCTTGAAAATACATATGTTTATAATCCTATAGTAGAACTAACCACAGATGATGTATGGGATATATTACTTAGTAATAACGGAAATACACCTTGGGGTACAAACAATAATGACTTATTTAGATTATATATGGGTGCAGATAGCGGCGAATGTCCCTTTACTGTTACTAATGATAAAGAAACTCCTTCTTGTGGTAATTCAAGATTTGGTTGTTGGATATGTACTGTAGTTAATAAAGATAAATCTTTAACTGGATTTATAGAAAATGGTGAAGATTGGTTGCAACCTCTTTTAGACTTCAGATCTTGGATTTTAACTATACGTAACAAACATGAATATAGACTAACATACAGAAGAGACGGTAACCATTATTATAAAAAAGTATACTTAGATAAAATACCTTTATTGAAAAACTATACTTTAAATGATGATTATATTTTTATTGATAATAACGGTGAATATTATATAGATTTAAAAATCTCTAAAACCATGTTAAGGGAAGATTCATCCCTTACCTCTGAAAATAACGATAAAATTTATTTAGAACTTTTGCCTATAAATGATAATTTTCAAATAGATTCTCAAAAAATTTACTCAGATGATAAAGGTAATTTTATAAATGTACTTGGGTATGGTCCTTTTAACTTTAAAGCAAGAAAATTAATACTAGAAAAACTTTTAAAAATTCAAAAACTCATAAATGAAGAATATGAAATTGAACTTATAACTAAAGAGGAATTAGAAGCCATTGATAAAATATGGGATAATGAAGAAGATTTAACTTGTAGAACATTAGTAGAATTATACACAGAAGTTATCGGCGAAAAACTTCCTTGGGATGATTATAAAAAACCTATATTAGATAATGATGCCTTAAATGAAATAAAAACTTTATGTAATAAACATAAAATTGACCAAGACTTAATTAATAAACTTTTAATTGAAACAAATAAGTATAAACATTTTACAAATAAAACTACATTAAATAAATCCATTAGTAAAATTCTTAATCAAAGACATTTACATAAAGCAATTATTGAGGAGATATAA
- a CDS encoding AAA family ATPase, with translation MIINSITLKNFRSYEDETTFSFTPKDNKNITLIGGENGAGKSTLFEAIKLCIYGPTTYGYLGENYNYLTKIKNNINDNAFKSKNIECYINLNLSFKEGTQIKQYHLKRSWTYEHKKIHENFIVSLNNKILDDEGKLYFDKYLKSIIPPSLFDFFFFDGEDLSDFFTGKSANSNLKESILQLFNYDTFDVLKKQLLSHQRLESKSIKKLEEARNNFEQLSISSDTIQNEIQNLKNTVISNEEILENLIIKRTRIEEDFKNSGGLLESEKASLNSQITKLENERVDINQYIKEFCNDTLPFLLVTNTLKEMKIQIHKEETLNSYNNVKDKLSGSIIKRSLSKHNLDSNKSDDIYNEVAVTILSDMFDTDDLKNVSNILELSQEQKNLISFTTNKILEKENSYAPKIHTKFKRISQIAAQLKILREQLNSTISEDLLNKYLESIHYINEEINNVQNDIAVTKSNIEQKLDSLKNTEYHLTRAKNTYTNLLQTSNILDMSSSIILYLDELLNNLTRNKIQLIQDEFIKIFSKIIRKTNYVNSIIIDDNFNSTLYINKYYSTTELLNIIKNLGFEELVKKYGSKFLEDLYTHYSVKNNKDLEEKITNDILGSINLSTKVNITDFSNGEKQIYILCLIWAIIKSSGVEIPFIIDTPYARIDETHRNALSNNYLPNISKQVIILSTNKEIDKELYKVVKPYVCDEYLLLYNTKLRKTEVKNGYFEV, from the coding sequence ATGATAATTAATAGCATTACCCTTAAAAACTTTAGATCATATGAAGATGAAACTACGTTTTCTTTTACGCCTAAAGACAATAAAAATATTACTTTGATTGGTGGTGAAAATGGTGCTGGTAAGTCAACTTTATTTGAAGCAATAAAGTTATGTATTTACGGCCCTACTACCTATGGTTACTTAGGTGAAAATTATAATTACTTAACTAAAATTAAAAATAATATTAATGATAACGCGTTTAAAAGTAAAAATATAGAATGTTACATTAATTTAAATCTTTCTTTTAAAGAAGGAACTCAAATTAAACAATATCATTTGAAGCGTTCTTGGACTTATGAACACAAAAAAATACATGAAAATTTTATAGTCTCCTTAAATAACAAAATTTTAGATGATGAAGGTAAACTATATTTTGATAAATACTTAAAATCAATCATTCCTCCTTCATTATTTGACTTTTTCTTCTTTGATGGTGAAGATTTAAGCGATTTTTTTACTGGTAAAAGCGCTAACTCAAACCTAAAAGAATCAATTCTTCAACTTTTTAATTACGATACTTTTGATGTATTAAAGAAACAGCTTCTCTCACATCAAAGGTTAGAATCAAAATCTATTAAAAAGTTAGAAGAAGCCCGAAATAATTTCGAACAGCTTTCAATTTCTAGTGATACTATACAAAACGAGATTCAGAATTTAAAAAACACTGTAATTTCAAATGAAGAAATTTTAGAAAATCTCATAATTAAAAGAACTAGAATAGAAGAAGATTTTAAAAATAGCGGTGGACTATTAGAATCTGAAAAGGCTAGCTTAAACTCCCAAATAACAAAACTTGAAAATGAACGTGTTGACATAAATCAATATATTAAAGAATTTTGTAATGATACTCTTCCGTTTTTATTGGTAACTAATACTTTAAAGGAAATGAAAATTCAAATACATAAAGAAGAAACCTTAAATTCTTATAATAATGTTAAAGATAAATTATCTGGTAGCATAATTAAACGTTCATTATCAAAACATAATCTGGATTCAAATAAATCTGATGATATTTATAATGAAGTAGCAGTTACTATACTTTCAGATATGTTTGATACAGATGATTTAAAAAACGTATCAAATATTTTAGAACTATCACAAGAACAAAAAAACTTGATAAGTTTTACTACTAATAAAATATTAGAAAAAGAAAATTCATACGCTCCAAAAATACATACCAAATTTAAAAGAATTTCTCAAATAGCGGCACAATTAAAAATCTTAAGAGAACAATTGAACTCAACTATTTCTGAAGATTTATTAAATAAGTACTTAGAATCTATCCATTATATAAATGAAGAAATAAATAATGTTCAAAATGATATAGCCGTTACAAAATCTAATATTGAACAAAAACTAGATAGTCTTAAAAATACTGAATATCATCTTACCAGAGCAAAAAATACATATACTAATTTACTTCAAACCTCTAATATATTAGATATGTCATCTAGTATTATTTTATATTTAGATGAACTACTTAATAATTTAACTAGAAATAAAATTCAACTAATTCAAGATGAATTCATAAAAATATTTAGTAAAATAATCAGAAAAACCAATTATGTTAATAGTATTATTATCGATGACAACTTTAACTCAACTCTTTACATTAATAAATACTATAGCACAACTGAATTATTAAATATAATAAAAAATCTTGGTTTTGAAGAATTAGTTAAAAAATACGGTTCTAAATTTTTAGAAGACCTATATACTCACTATAGTGTAAAGAATAATAAAGACCTTGAAGAAAAAATAACTAATGATATTTTAGGCTCAATTAATTTAAGTACAAAAGTCAATATAACTGATTTTTCAAATGGTGAGAAGCAGATTTATATTCTTTGCTTGATCTGGGCTATTATTAAAAGTTCTGGTGTTGAGATTCCATTTATAATTGATACACCTTATGCTCGTATAGATGAAACTCATAGAAATGCTTTAAGTAATAATTATCTACCAAATATAAGTAAACAAGTAATAATTCTTTCTACTAATAAAGAAATTGATAAAGAACTATATAAAGTTGTTAAACCTTATGTATGTGATGAGTATTTACTTTTATATAATACAAAATTGCGAAAAACTGAAGTTAAAAATGGATATTTTGAGGTGTAG
- a CDS encoding DndE family protein has protein sequence MGFRLKTSKKTKEIFEVISKSSNLKPFALSKIAVSLSLSYSVSIEKYENTDINGLELQRSTVTGEFDSLFKALIETNLRRHINDDEYYPHFMKLHIDRGAELLYNNYKYSGGNLEKFLTNLLQKGDANI, from the coding sequence ATGGGATTTAGATTAAAAACATCAAAAAAAACAAAAGAAATCTTTGAAGTAATAAGCAAAAGCTCCAATCTTAAACCATTTGCATTAAGTAAAATAGCGGTTTCCCTATCATTAAGTTATTCTGTTTCCATTGAGAAATATGAAAATACTGATATAAACGGCTTAGAACTTCAACGTTCTACTGTAACTGGTGAATTTGACTCACTGTTTAAAGCACTTATTGAAACAAACCTAAGAAGACATATAAATGATGATGAATACTATCCACACTTTATGAAACTACATATAGATAGGGGTGCTGAACTTTTATATAATAACTATAAATATTCAGGTGGTAATTTAGAAAAATTTTTAACTAACTTGCTACAAAAAGGGGATGCAAATATATGA
- a CDS encoding cysteine desulfurase family protein yields the protein MIYLDNSATTQIDPEVLDAMLPYLKEEYGNPSSRYYTLAINAEKAVETARAKVAYLINAEPKEIIFTSGASESNNFIIKGIADYKKYYEEKGNHIITSTVEHKSVLQTCKFLNGDIFGNKSQKSISSQFLKKKTTSKKIDRGYEVSFLPVNEYAQVQPDAFKNAIKQNTILASFIWGNNEIGSLNNIKSLCSVAKEHEILFHSDATQVFGKLDIDVKNIPIDFLSMSAHKIYGPKGIGAAFIKQSTLSDYKLTSLIHGGLQERGYRAGTSAVHNIVGFGKACEIAKRDMHEYIKKISQLEIETKKMLTEKYPGIEFLGDPKNHIPGVIGAIIPGIINEMLIKKLSDKCAISSGSACGIGEPSYVIQEIGLGNKSSSFVRISLSKNIILDNTKIHI from the coding sequence ATGATCTATTTAGACAATAGTGCTACAACTCAAATTGATCCTGAGGTACTAGATGCAATGTTACCATATTTAAAAGAGGAATATGGTAACCCCTCTAGTCGATACTATACCCTGGCTATAAATGCTGAAAAAGCTGTAGAAACTGCTCGTGCTAAGGTTGCTTATTTAATAAATGCAGAACCAAAAGAAATTATATTTACTAGTGGTGCTTCTGAAAGTAATAACTTTATTATTAAAGGTATAGCTGACTATAAAAAATACTACGAAGAAAAAGGAAATCATATAATTACTTCTACTGTTGAGCATAAATCTGTACTTCAAACTTGTAAGTTTTTAAATGGTGATATTTTTGGGAATAAATCTCAAAAATCAATATCTAGCCAATTTTTAAAGAAAAAAACTACTTCAAAAAAAATTGATCGCGGATATGAAGTTTCTTTTCTTCCTGTAAATGAATATGCACAAGTACAACCAGATGCTTTTAAAAATGCAATAAAACAAAATACTATACTTGCCTCTTTCATATGGGGAAACAATGAAATTGGATCTTTAAATAATATAAAAAGTTTATGTAGTGTTGCTAAAGAACATGAAATATTATTTCACTCTGATGCTACTCAAGTATTCGGTAAACTTGATATAGATGTTAAAAATATACCTATAGACTTTCTTTCTATGTCCGCACATAAAATATATGGTCCCAAAGGTATTGGTGCTGCATTTATTAAACAAAGTACATTATCTGATTATAAATTAACATCATTAATTCACGGAGGATTACAAGAGCGAGGATATAGAGCGGGAACATCTGCTGTGCACAATATAGTAGGCTTTGGTAAAGCTTGTGAAATTGCAAAAAGAGATATGCATGAATATATAAAAAAAATATCTCAACTAGAAATTGAAACTAAGAAAATGCTTACTGAAAAGTATCCTGGCATTGAATTTTTAGGGGATCCTAAAAATCATATACCTGGTGTTATTGGTGCAATAATTCCTGGTATAATTAATGAAATGCTAATTAAAAAATTATCTGATAAGTGTGCTATTTCTTCTGGTTCCGCCTGTGGAATTGGGGAACCTTCTTATGTTATTCAAGAAATTGGACTTGGAAATAAGAGTAGTAGTTTTGTGAGAATAAGTCTTTCCAAAAATATAATCTTGGATAATACCAAAATCCATATATAA
- the dptH gene encoding DNA phosphorothioation-dependent restriction protein DptH — translation MSDQFYNYLSSKIIEFFNMNPLIPGSKYNIQFEKQEQVRALYEELKNNTLCKDYEYKDNRGQARYKSYFLDFHGAKLIVAATIDNVQPDFLTRLRNMVGVEPGYEDKAIIFIHDTTLDSIMGGTESFNKEGMPFNINSVQKDIKRRLSTSQFNDMDKAIIEVDLERKNKNLFDDNISIFEYKDLLKIINMSCIEKSQYKHFGLFYDSDLKNLSTKDLQKRIKENAMYYNRIDEIHNYGNPEMQLERYFDEKGIEKLKGEDWKIVDYKDVIKSAQQKKEDKPLQYESCSEEWDREEGTTKVKSRIRNIIVFNENGNETVELEFNFDDHLKKEFLTSKGLLDLKISGKRIKVIIHKSGTGSDFYKIIYKNDKNVKFEFKIVMLECNEKYLSSIKTKYSIVMKSKNNYISVNTNDANIVFNEFGRISNKHEINHNNDVIYFDEDEKVTVNISDDFEYENDSELVRFDLKIDKCSIPIGIMGTSEKIAPIEGLKVWKLKREKKSDFKLVGDNKLQHGTKEYFARDEFRRNLQLEKEIIESQGVYFIETSDGLESINLELDTELKSNYDEIIRYFSISKKIPSLAYLNEDLKILYKNFIEKYIDVLKEIKEGSYLTKEQKNLFKIGTIKREIEDKELMLTALHPLNIAYQLHINNENSSEYISDEIIKKFTSTYLLPYVLCDNDKLYIPMEQYHSPEWKYYVDENLPRYKSSRDFVSKLVNEKITEFVSHFKYMFNMGGNAPIRINLVNTGDSKEILQGIFKYYIKQLKSNKTREVLPIDLFIYSDKGITNAFEEVAFNDNINDLKVMYGLDLNVDNMSEEDVLNLYRERVHFYSKKIQDGIEYAHITFLEMSNEAKTITSTMDDIPSGIILNGLISGIPSIFLGDSYRTGFGIKYANINNDLMKVAMSLNALNAASRGEPYNKNQCKAISIPSESKNMLDNIYSSSHWVTFIDPKVDLNFFKNDPNAKDLLIIHYSDQYTTAGGYDAITVTRKSVPYQRVIEEFLIQKGIEDAHSYSPNIINMFNAINGDWLLRLLSSKSHMPKEKMSILSAIKLALAEFKMDNIIWVPISLEEVLRVSGGAGLKQKEGFFSAKNLGFEKNGATSDDILLVGIEIVRGEIFIHYYPIEVKIGENNPSYIQKGIEQAKATKKIFNKTLLPDENGNINSNQKVYRNFLMQLVITSAEKLNLYGVCKEEDWKSIIDSDLRRKLLNEEYKISNSSEGSIGQAAVISFKKGNLYNDIRLEDDVMIIEMSEEEGINFITKSISEIRELVDGINIDATDVEDIKLNKIEEILDENKENVTEQEAVIENDILESEEIQNKDIESSIKEVNLVQILKDSSEEYHKTRNMEILFGINQKNNREIYWCPNDTNKLMHTNTGIIGTMGTGKTQFTKAMITQIHKESKYNVDEKNIGILIFDYKGDYNKSKQDFIGATDAKVFELYHLPFNPLSLTKTPNSKPMLPLHTANGLKETLAKAFGLGIKQETLLRDLIMEAYEKRGIIKNKPDTWDKPSPTLKDVYDIYVNKEDLKEDSLYAAFSNLIDFEIFEPDPFETKSLFDLVDGVTVIDLSGYDPGIQNLVVAITLDLFYSQMQAYGHSKIEGSLRQLNKVVLVDEADNFLSQNFTSLKKILKEGREFGVGTILSTQLLSHFSTGDNDYANYILTWVIHKVDDLSNKDVKYIFNTQSKQEDEILFNKIKSLNKHYSFVKMGDSDRPIYMKDRAFWEMIK, via the coding sequence ATGTCAGATCAGTTTTATAATTATTTATCAAGTAAAATAATAGAGTTTTTTAATATGAATCCGTTGATTCCAGGATCTAAATATAATATTCAATTTGAAAAACAAGAACAAGTAAGAGCATTATATGAGGAATTAAAAAATAATACACTATGTAAAGATTATGAGTATAAAGATAATAGAGGGCAAGCTAGATATAAGTCATATTTTTTAGATTTCCATGGAGCAAAATTAATAGTAGCGGCAACTATTGATAATGTGCAACCTGATTTTTTAACTAGGCTTAGAAATATGGTGGGTGTAGAGCCAGGATATGAAGATAAGGCGATAATTTTTATACATGATACTACTCTTGATAGTATTATGGGCGGAACAGAGTCATTTAACAAAGAAGGAATGCCTTTTAATATAAATTCAGTTCAAAAAGATATAAAAAGAAGATTATCAACATCTCAATTTAATGATATGGATAAGGCTATCATAGAAGTAGATTTAGAAAGAAAAAATAAAAATTTATTTGATGATAATATCTCCATTTTTGAATATAAAGATTTATTAAAAATAATTAATATGAGTTGCATTGAGAAAAGTCAGTATAAACATTTTGGATTATTCTATGATAGTGATTTAAAAAATTTAAGCACAAAAGATCTTCAAAAAAGAATTAAAGAAAATGCTATGTACTACAATAGAATTGATGAAATACATAATTATGGAAATCCTGAAATGCAATTGGAACGTTATTTTGATGAAAAGGGAATAGAAAAATTAAAAGGTGAAGATTGGAAGATAGTTGATTATAAAGATGTAATTAAATCAGCACAACAGAAAAAAGAAGATAAGCCTTTACAATATGAATCATGCAGTGAGGAATGGGATAGAGAAGAAGGAACTACTAAGGTTAAGTCAAGAATAAGAAATATCATAGTTTTTAATGAAAATGGTAATGAAACTGTAGAGTTAGAATTTAACTTTGATGATCATCTAAAAAAAGAATTTTTAACTAGTAAAGGATTACTAGACTTAAAAATTTCAGGAAAGAGAATAAAAGTAATTATTCATAAATCGGGTACAGGTAGTGATTTTTATAAGATAATTTATAAAAATGATAAAAACGTAAAATTTGAATTTAAAATTGTAATGCTGGAATGTAATGAAAAATATTTATCCAGTATAAAGACTAAGTATTCTATCGTTATGAAGTCAAAAAATAATTATATTTCTGTAAATACTAACGATGCTAATATAGTATTTAACGAATTTGGTAGAATATCAAATAAGCATGAAATAAATCATAACAATGATGTAATTTATTTTGATGAGGATGAAAAAGTTACAGTAAATATTAGTGATGATTTTGAATATGAAAATGATAGTGAGCTTGTTAGATTTGATTTAAAAATTGATAAATGCTCAATCCCTATTGGAATTATGGGAACAAGTGAAAAAATTGCTCCAATTGAAGGATTAAAAGTATGGAAGTTAAAAAGGGAGAAAAAATCTGATTTCAAATTAGTTGGTGATAATAAGCTTCAACATGGAACGAAAGAATATTTTGCAAGAGATGAATTTAGACGAAATTTACAATTAGAAAAAGAAATAATAGAAAGCCAAGGTGTATATTTCATAGAAACAAGTGATGGATTAGAATCAATTAATTTAGAATTAGATACTGAATTGAAATCAAACTATGATGAAATAATAAGATATTTTAGCATATCAAAGAAGATACCTAGTTTAGCATATTTAAATGAGGATCTTAAAATTCTATATAAAAATTTTATAGAAAAATATATTGACGTTTTGAAAGAAATAAAAGAAGGGTCTTATCTTACAAAAGAACAAAAAAACTTATTTAAAATTGGAACTATAAAAAGAGAAATTGAGGATAAAGAGTTGATGCTTACTGCGTTACATCCTCTAAATATAGCATATCAGCTACATATAAATAACGAAAATAGTAGTGAGTATATATCAGATGAAATAATTAAGAAATTTACATCAACATACCTTTTACCATATGTATTGTGCGATAATGATAAATTATATATTCCAATGGAACAATATCACTCACCAGAATGGAAATATTATGTTGATGAAAATCTTCCAAGATATAAAAGTTCAAGGGATTTTGTATCTAAATTAGTAAATGAAAAAATAACTGAGTTTGTTAGTCACTTTAAGTATATGTTTAACATGGGAGGAAATGCACCTATAAGAATTAACTTAGTAAACACTGGGGATAGCAAAGAAATACTTCAAGGAATATTTAAATATTATATCAAACAATTAAAATCAAATAAGACCAGAGAAGTGTTGCCAATAGACTTATTTATATATTCTGATAAGGGTATTACTAATGCCTTTGAAGAAGTAGCATTTAATGATAATATTAATGATTTAAAAGTAATGTATGGATTGGATTTAAATGTTGATAATATGTCTGAAGAAGACGTTTTGAATTTATATAGAGAAAGGGTACACTTTTATTCTAAAAAAATTCAAGATGGAATAGAATATGCGCATATTACATTTTTAGAGATGAGCAATGAGGCAAAAACTATAACTTCAACAATGGACGATATTCCATCAGGAATAATATTAAATGGATTAATTTCGGGTATACCATCAATATTTTTAGGGGATTCATATAGAACTGGATTTGGAATAAAATATGCAAATATAAATAATGATTTAATGAAAGTTGCAATGAGCCTTAATGCACTAAATGCGGCAAGTAGGGGGGAACCATATAATAAAAACCAGTGTAAGGCTATATCGATACCTAGTGAAAGTAAAAATATGCTTGATAATATCTATTCGAGTAGTCATTGGGTAACATTTATTGATCCTAAGGTAGATCTGAACTTTTTCAAAAATGATCCCAATGCTAAGGATTTATTAATAATACATTATAGTGATCAATATACTACAGCGGGAGGATATGATGCTATAACCGTTACAAGAAAATCGGTACCTTATCAAAGGGTTATTGAGGAGTTTTTAATTCAAAAAGGAATTGAAGATGCTCATAGTTATTCACCGAATATAATTAATATGTTTAATGCTATAAATGGAGATTGGTTGTTGAGATTATTATCTAGTAAATCACATATGCCTAAAGAAAAAATGAGTATTTTATCAGCTATTAAGTTAGCACTTGCTGAATTTAAAATGGATAATATTATATGGGTACCAATATCATTAGAAGAAGTTCTTAGGGTATCTGGGGGTGCTGGACTCAAGCAAAAAGAAGGATTTTTTTCAGCTAAAAATTTAGGGTTTGAAAAAAATGGTGCAACAAGCGATGATATTCTTTTAGTTGGTATAGAGATTGTACGAGGAGAAATATTTATTCATTACTATCCTATAGAGGTTAAAATAGGAGAAAATAATCCTTCATACATACAAAAAGGAATAGAGCAAGCCAAAGCTACTAAAAAAATATTTAATAAGACACTATTACCAGATGAAAATGGAAATATTAATAGTAATCAAAAGGTATATCGTAATTTTTTAATGCAATTAGTAATAACGAGTGCGGAGAAACTTAATCTCTATGGTGTATGTAAGGAAGAAGATTGGAAAAGCATAATTGATTCTGATTTGAGGAGAAAGTTATTAAATGAGGAATACAAAATAAGCAATTCTTCTGAAGGTTCAATTGGACAAGCTGCAGTTATATCTTTCAAAAAGGGAAATTTATATAATGATATCAGATTAGAAGATGATGTTATGATAATTGAAATGTCAGAGGAAGAAGGTATTAACTTTATAACAAAGAGTATTAGTGAAATCCGTGAGTTAGTAGATGGTATAAATATAGATGCAACAGATGTAGAGGATATAAAATTAAATAAAATAGAAGAAATTTTAGACGAAAATAAAGAAAATGTGACGGAACAAGAGGCAGTAATTGAAAATGATATTTTAGAATCAGAAGAAATACAAAATAAAGATATTGAATCTTCAATAAAAGAAGTGAATTTAGTACAAATATTAAAAGATTCTTCTGAAGAATACCATAAAACTAGAAATATGGAGATTCTATTTGGAATAAATCAAAAAAATAATAGAGAAATATATTGGTGTCCAAATGATACAAATAAATTAATGCATACTAATACAGGGATAATTGGAACTATGGGAACTGGTAAAACTCAATTTACTAAGGCGATGATAACTCAAATTCATAAAGAATCAAAATACAATGTAGATGAAAAAAATATTGGAATATTAATTTTTGATTATAAGGGCGATTATAATAAATCAAAACAAGATTTTATTGGTGCTACAGATGCAAAAGTATTTGAATTATATCATTTACCGTTCAATCCATTATCCTTAACTAAAACTCCAAACTCAAAACCAATGCTTCCATTACATACTGCTAATGGGCTTAAAGAAACTTTAGCTAAAGCTTTTGGACTTGGCATAAAACAAGAAACATTATTAAGAGATTTAATAATGGAAGCTTATGAAAAGAGAGGAATCATAAAAAATAAACCTGATACATGGGATAAGCCCTCACCTACACTTAAAGATGTATATGATATATATGTTAATAAAGAAGATTTAAAGGAAGATAGCTTATATGCAGCATTTAGTAATTTAATAGATTTCGAAATTTTTGAACCAGATCCATTTGAAACTAAGAGTCTTTTTGACTTAGTAGACGGAGTAACAGTAATAGATTTATCAGGTTATGATCCAGGGATTCAAAATTTAGTAGTAGCAATAACTTTAGATTTATTCTATTCACAAATGCAAGCATATGGTCACAGTAAGATAGAGGGGAGTTTAAGACAGTTAAACAAAGTTGTATTAGTAGATGAAGCTGATAACTTTTTGAGTCAAAACTTTACTTCACTAAAAAAGATATTAAAAGAAGGAAGAGAATTTGGGGTAGGCACTATACTTTCAACCCAATTACTTAGTCATTTCTCAACTGGAGATAATGATTATGCGAATTACATTCTAACTTGGGTAATTCACAAGGTGGATGACCTCAGTAATAAAGATGTTAAATATATATTTAATACTCAAAGCAAACAAGAAGATGAGATATTATTTAATAAGATAAAAAGTCTTAATAAGCATTATAGTTTTGTTAAGATGGGGGATAGTGATAGACCTATTTATATGAAGGATAGGGCATTTTGGGAAATGATAAAGTAG